A single Streptomyces sannanensis DNA region contains:
- a CDS encoding RNA-guided endonuclease TnpB family protein, protein MQLRYSFRLYPSAGQRTALARAFGCARVVYNDALRARETARSEGLPFPKAGDLSKQLITEAKNTPERAWLGEVSAVVLQQSLRDLDAAYRNFFDGLKGKRPRMGAPRYKSRKDTRQAVRFTANARWSITSGRKLRLPKIGDLKVKWSRTLPSTPSTVTVVKDSAGRYFASFVVETGPEEVLPETTPEVGIDLGLGHFAVLSDGTKVDSPRFLRRAEKRLKKAQRALSRKEKGSKNRDKARMRVARAHARVADARREFHHRLSTQLIRENQAVAVEDLAVKGLARTRLAKSVHDAGWSAFVTMLEYKAARYGRTFIRIGRFEPTSQVCSQCGVKDGPKPLHVRVWTCGACGAVLDRDINAAVNIAKAAGLAVTARGAQVRPGLVQAPRSEAGTHPTPQPSTAR, encoded by the coding sequence GTGCAGCTTCGGTACAGCTTCCGGCTGTACCCGAGTGCCGGTCAGCGCACGGCGCTGGCGAGGGCGTTCGGGTGTGCGCGGGTGGTCTACAACGACGCGCTTCGCGCTCGGGAGACCGCCCGCAGCGAGGGGCTGCCGTTCCCGAAGGCCGGCGACCTGTCCAAGCAGCTCATCACCGAGGCGAAGAACACCCCGGAACGGGCCTGGCTCGGCGAGGTCTCCGCTGTCGTACTGCAGCAGTCCCTGCGGGACCTGGATGCCGCGTACCGGAACTTCTTCGACGGCCTGAAGGGCAAGCGCCCCCGCATGGGCGCACCCCGGTACAAGTCACGGAAGGACACCCGGCAGGCGGTGCGGTTCACCGCGAACGCCCGCTGGTCCATCACGTCGGGGCGGAAGCTGCGCCTGCCGAAGATCGGCGACCTGAAGGTGAAGTGGTCGCGGACACTGCCCTCGACCCCGTCCACGGTGACCGTGGTCAAGGACAGCGCGGGCCGGTATTTCGCCTCCTTCGTGGTGGAGACCGGCCCGGAAGAGGTGCTGCCGGAGACGACGCCCGAGGTGGGCATCGATCTTGGGCTGGGGCACTTCGCGGTCCTCTCCGACGGGACCAAGGTCGACTCTCCGCGCTTCCTGCGCCGGGCCGAGAAGCGCCTGAAGAAGGCGCAGCGTGCTCTCTCCCGCAAGGAGAAGGGCTCGAAGAACCGGGACAAGGCCAGGATGCGCGTCGCACGGGCACACGCCCGTGTCGCGGACGCACGGCGCGAGTTCCACCACCGGCTCTCCACACAGCTGATCCGTGAGAACCAAGCGGTCGCTGTGGAGGACCTGGCGGTGAAGGGGCTGGCCCGCACGCGTCTGGCCAAGTCCGTGCACGACGCCGGATGGTCGGCGTTCGTGACCATGCTGGAGTACAAGGCCGCCCGATACGGGCGCACCTTCATCAGGATCGGCCGCTTCGAGCCCACCTCCCAGGTCTGCTCGCAGTGCGGCGTGAAGGACGGCCCCAAGCCCCTTCACGTCCGCGTGTGGACGTGCGGGGCCTGCGGGGCGGTCCTGGACCGGGACATCAACGCGGCGGTCAACATCGCCAAGGCGGCCGGACTGGCCGTGACAGCCCGTGGAGCGCAGGTAAGACCGGGACTCGTCCAGGCACCGCGCAGCGAAGCGGGAACCCACCCGACACCACAGCCTTCAACGGCCCGGTAG
- a CDS encoding alkaline phosphatase family protein, with protein MVMMENKGYDDILKNPSTRPQDQVPYIKSLEAQGASFTDSYGLQHPSLPNYYALLSASDIVKTNTHPAPSSVDTDNLANQLVTHGYTFANHANQAKPTQWFRFKTTPGTAANLNPMDKRLEQFPTTPEGFEKLPTVSFVVGNGDQSMHDGTLAQGDAWVKKTFDSYIQWAKTHNSMFVLTWDEDNFTPVNRIPTIMVGPMVKAGEYSERINHYNVTKTLLDMYGLDHINHTADPDVATITDAFDLSQTERLQGMAGRCLENHRTDPAKPGELGLWHCESAADQQWVRHGDGTIRNADQCVTATADGKTGLADCDGTPAQTWHPKTNGSLLNPASGRCLTVPGADIANGTPAELRDCDGTTSQKWIVPGYNAEHSLTVDAPTFVKPGSTATVTTTYTNDVSPMALSQASVNLTVPNGWTAEATSPAKVTALEPGQSVKTTWTVTAPADAKPGDPALSAQATFKNAKSTDEDTSTIRVGYNPVDAIAATPAGLDLVAGHSTSVRVNVANNTAAGTDVTVQADVPSGWTASAPQPVTLNAWESKTVTFSLTPPQDAFGHATVTLSVDGEFPASSTVPASVGKPIMMAGETDASSHEFALAPNRYSAYPSTFPNDVTFTAGVSNPATAWSYIQPGPRDSWAGSKPHTFTLNFNLATAPSSDLTFTAWLQDTHPTAPPALAIGLNGAELSNVQTAAGGGGGATSANNTKPSTLNVTLPAANLKAGDNTVTITTTGGSWAVYDSFAIRQLP; from the coding sequence ATGGTGATGATGGAGAACAAGGGCTACGACGACATCCTCAAGAACCCGTCCACCAGGCCCCAGGACCAGGTGCCGTACATCAAGTCCCTGGAAGCCCAGGGTGCGTCGTTCACCGACTCGTACGGCCTCCAGCACCCGAGCCTGCCCAACTACTACGCGCTGCTGTCCGCCTCGGACATCGTGAAGACCAACACCCATCCCGCGCCGTCGTCCGTCGACACCGACAACCTGGCCAACCAGCTGGTGACCCACGGGTACACCTTCGCGAACCACGCCAACCAGGCCAAGCCCACGCAGTGGTTTCGCTTCAAGACCACGCCGGGTACCGCGGCCAACCTGAACCCGATGGACAAGCGGCTGGAGCAGTTCCCGACCACGCCGGAGGGGTTCGAAAAGCTGCCCACCGTCTCCTTTGTCGTGGGCAACGGCGATCAGAGCATGCATGACGGGACCCTCGCGCAGGGCGACGCCTGGGTCAAGAAGACCTTCGACTCGTACATCCAGTGGGCCAAGACGCACAACAGCATGTTCGTGCTGACCTGGGACGAGGACAACTTCACCCCGGTCAACCGCATCCCGACGATCATGGTCGGGCCGATGGTCAAGGCCGGCGAGTACAGCGAGCGCATCAACCACTACAACGTGACGAAGACGCTGCTGGACATGTACGGCCTGGACCACATCAACCACACGGCCGACCCGGACGTCGCGACGATCACTGACGCGTTCGATCTGTCGCAGACCGAGCGCCTGCAGGGTATGGCCGGGCGATGCCTGGAGAACCACCGGACCGACCCGGCGAAGCCGGGCGAGCTCGGTCTGTGGCACTGTGAATCCGCTGCCGACCAGCAGTGGGTCAGGCACGGGGACGGCACGATCCGCAACGCCGACCAGTGCGTGACCGCCACCGCGGACGGGAAGACCGGACTCGCCGACTGCGACGGCACCCCCGCGCAGACCTGGCACCCCAAGACCAATGGTTCCCTGCTCAACCCGGCATCGGGCCGCTGCCTGACCGTCCCCGGCGCGGACATCGCCAACGGAACCCCGGCGGAGCTCCGGGACTGCGACGGCACGACCAGCCAGAAGTGGATCGTGCCCGGCTACAACGCGGAGCACTCGCTCACGGTCGACGCGCCCACGTTCGTCAAGCCCGGTTCCACCGCCACGGTGACCACCACCTACACCAACGACGTCAGCCCCATGGCGCTGTCGCAGGCCTCCGTCAACCTCACCGTGCCCAACGGCTGGACGGCTGAAGCCACCTCGCCCGCCAAGGTCACCGCGCTCGAGCCCGGCCAGTCGGTGAAGACCACCTGGACGGTCACCGCCCCCGCGGACGCAAAGCCCGGTGACCCGGCACTGTCCGCGCAGGCCACCTTCAAGAACGCGAAGAGCACTGACGAGGACACCAGCACGATCCGCGTCGGGTACAACCCGGTCGATGCCATCGCAGCTACTCCCGCAGGCCTGGATCTGGTCGCCGGGCACTCCACATCTGTCCGGGTGAACGTCGCCAATAATACGGCCGCCGGCACGGACGTTACGGTTCAGGCGGACGTGCCGTCCGGGTGGACGGCGAGCGCGCCGCAGCCCGTCACCCTGAATGCGTGGGAGTCCAAGACCGTCACGTTCTCCCTCACCCCACCCCAGGACGCCTTCGGTCACGCGACGGTCACGCTGTCCGTCGACGGGGAGTTCCCCGCGAGCAGCACCGTGCCGGCGAGCGTCGGCAAGCCGATCATGATGGCCGGGGAGACCGATGCCAGCAGTCATGAGTTCGCGCTGGCCCCGAATCGATACAGCGCCTATCCGTCGACGTTCCCCAATGACGTCACCTTCACTGCGGGTGTGAGTAACCCGGCCACCGCTTGGAGTTACATCCAGCCCGGGCCTCGCGACTCCTGGGCCGGGAGCAAGCCGCACACGTTCACGTTGAACTTCAATCTCGCCACTGCGCCGAGCAGCGATCTGACGTTCACCGCCTGGCTGCAGGACACCCACCCCACTGCCCCGCCCGCGCTCGCGATCGGACTCAATGGCGCCGAGCTGAGCAACGTCCAGACCGCGGCCGGCGGCGGCGGTGGCGCCACATCGGCCAATAACACCAAGCCGTCCACGCTGAACGTGACCCTGCCCGCCGCCAACCTCAAGGCCGGCGACAACACCGTCACCATCACCACAACCGGCGGATCATGGGCGGTCTACGACTCCTTCGCCATCCGACAGCTCCCGTGA
- a CDS encoding ISKra4 family transposase, whose protein sequence is MFAAACAELSAPEAAVMTHGQLEDLLGARMREVTRQLFQDHLTLRASNEVRRQDVVDAAGVGRSRIERGRRRLMATVFGKVTVVRIAYRGTGVGDLHPADAVLNLPDGMHSHGLARLAAIESARGSFADACERINAHTGSGIGHRQVQELAIGAAADIDAFYDSLVPAPCTDTTPLVLSVDGKGVVIRPEALRADTAKAAAAKGGNAMKTRLASGEKHGRKRMATLGAVYDAEPAPRTVDDIIADPDQQDDAVHGRALERRQGPKARSKWLCGSVNDTAAQVVAAVFDQAEHRDPGHRRPWVVLVDGARHQIDLIKAEAQQRGVDVHVIVDLIHVLEYLWRAAWCLHDIGDASAESWVARHARVLLAGGVQQTAAVLETAARAAGLHGAQRKGIDEAVNYLTGKAEHLRYDTALEHGWPIATGIIEGACRHLVKDRLDITGARWGLAGAEAVLKLRAVRANGDFDAYWAWHQQQELIRNHQTRYRDQVIPAA, encoded by the coding sequence ATGTTCGCTGCGGCGTGTGCGGAGTTGTCGGCCCCGGAGGCGGCGGTGATGACGCACGGGCAGTTGGAGGATTTGCTGGGGGCGAGGATGCGCGAGGTCACCCGGCAGTTGTTCCAGGACCACCTGACCCTGCGGGCCAGCAACGAGGTGCGTCGGCAGGATGTCGTGGACGCCGCCGGTGTCGGGCGCTCGAGGATCGAGCGAGGCCGGCGCCGGTTGATGGCCACGGTGTTCGGCAAGGTCACTGTGGTCCGGATCGCCTATCGCGGCACTGGTGTGGGGGACCTGCACCCGGCCGACGCGGTGCTGAACCTTCCGGACGGAATGCACTCGCACGGGCTGGCCAGGCTCGCCGCGATCGAGTCCGCCCGCGGCAGCTTCGCCGACGCCTGCGAGCGGATCAACGCCCACACCGGCTCCGGCATCGGGCACCGGCAGGTCCAGGAACTCGCCATCGGCGCCGCGGCGGACATCGACGCCTTCTACGACTCCCTCGTACCGGCTCCCTGCACCGACACCACGCCACTGGTCTTGTCGGTCGACGGCAAGGGCGTGGTCATAAGACCCGAAGCCCTGCGCGCGGACACCGCCAAGGCCGCGGCCGCCAAGGGCGGCAACGCAATGAAGACCCGGCTGGCGTCCGGGGAGAAACACGGCAGGAAACGGATGGCCACCCTGGGAGCCGTCTACGATGCCGAACCCGCGCCGCGCACGGTCGACGACATCATCGCCGACCCAGACCAGCAGGACGACGCCGTCCACGGCAGGGCGCTTGAGCGTCGCCAGGGGCCGAAGGCCCGGTCGAAGTGGTTGTGCGGCTCGGTGAACGACACCGCCGCGCAGGTGGTGGCCGCCGTGTTCGACCAGGCAGAGCACCGCGACCCCGGCCACCGCCGTCCCTGGGTCGTCCTGGTCGACGGGGCCCGCCATCAGATCGACCTCATCAAGGCCGAAGCACAACAGCGCGGCGTGGACGTCCACGTCATCGTCGACCTCATCCACGTACTCGAATACCTGTGGCGAGCGGCCTGGTGCCTGCACGACATCGGCGATGCCTCCGCCGAGAGCTGGGTCGCCCGTCACGCCCGCGTCCTGCTGGCCGGTGGCGTGCAGCAGACCGCCGCCGTACTCGAGACGGCCGCCCGCGCCGCCGGACTGCACGGCGCCCAGCGCAAGGGCATCGACGAGGCCGTGAACTACCTCACCGGCAAGGCCGAGCATCTGCGCTACGACACCGCCCTGGAACACGGCTGGCCAATCGCCACCGGGATCATCGAGGGAGCATGCCGACACCTGGTCAAAGACCGCCTGGACATCACCGGCGCCCGGTGGGGCCTGGCCGGTGCTGAAGCCGTGCTCAAGCTGCGTGCCGTCCGCGCGAACGGCGACTTCGACGCCTACTGGGCCTGGCACCAGCAACAGGAGCTCATCCGCAACCACCAGACGCGCTACCGCGACCAGGTCATACCCGCCGCCTGA
- a CDS encoding helix-turn-helix transcriptional regulator, producing MSQSIEEHTGTRIARIRKQRGLTQQGLAMRAHVSKSLLSKVECGQKPASPAFIAACARALGVSTSDLLGQPYAEELRRDRMDALIQPIREGLENWDIALDWETAPRPIALIRADVQRALEQRRQAEYTDMVRDLPGLIDECVQAVHTSSGEDQRLAYECLAGTFRCVFTMAWKFGYIDLATVALDRLAWAAPRADEPGLAAMHAFLRAQTTMASGRYDIGVRVVDRALRDLEGQDAHRPAAIDAMRGMLHLRAAVIAGRAKDRDHAEARLAEARALARQTGELPDYGVTWGPVNVAVHAVAMASEMDEFGLAIERAKDVRIPPDWTRSRAGHHWMDLGRAYAWEGRPEQSLNCLQRARRIAPQQTRYHPTVRDTVLALKRRERSRSGSLAQYAEWVGI from the coding sequence GTGTCGCAGAGCATCGAGGAGCACACCGGCACTCGGATCGCCCGTATCCGGAAGCAGCGTGGCCTGACGCAGCAGGGCCTGGCGATGCGGGCCCATGTGTCGAAGTCGCTGTTGTCGAAGGTCGAGTGCGGGCAGAAGCCCGCGTCCCCGGCTTTTATTGCGGCCTGTGCCCGCGCACTTGGTGTCTCCACGTCCGATCTCCTGGGGCAGCCGTACGCCGAGGAGCTGCGCCGGGACCGGATGGATGCGCTGATCCAGCCGATCCGTGAAGGGCTGGAGAACTGGGACATCGCTCTGGACTGGGAAACGGCCCCGCGCCCGATCGCGCTCATCCGTGCTGATGTCCAGCGCGCGCTGGAGCAGCGTCGCCAGGCGGAGTACACGGACATGGTCCGTGATCTTCCAGGCTTGATCGACGAGTGTGTCCAGGCCGTCCACACCAGCTCCGGAGAGGACCAGCGGCTGGCCTACGAGTGCCTGGCGGGTACGTTCCGCTGTGTGTTCACCATGGCGTGGAAGTTCGGGTACATCGACCTGGCCACCGTGGCACTGGACCGCTTGGCATGGGCCGCGCCGCGTGCCGATGAGCCGGGTCTGGCGGCCATGCATGCCTTCCTCCGAGCGCAGACCACGATGGCATCCGGCCGGTACGACATCGGTGTGCGCGTAGTCGACCGCGCGCTGCGGGATCTTGAAGGCCAGGACGCACACCGCCCGGCAGCCATCGACGCCATGCGAGGGATGCTTCACCTGCGGGCCGCGGTGATCGCGGGCCGAGCGAAGGACCGGGACCACGCTGAGGCACGGCTCGCCGAGGCCCGTGCCCTGGCCCGTCAGACGGGCGAACTGCCCGACTACGGCGTGACCTGGGGGCCGGTCAACGTTGCCGTCCATGCCGTCGCCATGGCTTCGGAGATGGACGAGTTCGGCCTGGCCATCGAACGCGCCAAGGACGTGCGGATCCCACCTGACTGGACCCGGTCCCGGGCCGGGCACCACTGGATGGACCTGGGTCGGGCCTACGCCTGGGAAGGCCGCCCGGAGCAGTCTCTGAACTGTCTGCAGCGGGCCCGGCGCATCGCGCCGCAGCAGACGCGCTACCACCCGACGGTGCGGGACACCGTTCTGGCACTCAAGCGCCGCGAACGGTCCCGCAGCGGATCGCTGGCGCAGTACGCGGAGTGGGTCGGGATATAG
- a CDS encoding lysophospholipid acyltransferase family protein: MNVWLPVSPCTPPRCAHHTGRAASPLRAALRLLAGIVAVLAGVLLSPVVLRLSAVPRERLTRLWSRAVLRAFGVRIRITGEPRQGAALVVANHISWLDVPLLAAVLPGRMLAKSEIRRWPVLGPLAARGATLFIDRDRLRALPGTVRAISDALTAGSRVLVFPEGSTWCGRRQGRFRHAALQAALDAGVDVQPVRISYRGPDGETSGAAAFVGDDTLVASLWRVAAAGRLTAEIRVLPRIPAARHADRRSLARAAQSAVESDSANLPASSVHQFRSVSPAAASSARTPS, encoded by the coding sequence ATGAACGTCTGGCTGCCCGTCTCGCCCTGCACCCCGCCGCGCTGTGCCCATCACACGGGCCGGGCCGCCTCGCCCCTGCGCGCCGCCCTCCGGCTGCTCGCCGGCATCGTGGCGGTGCTGGCGGGGGTGCTGCTCTCGCCGGTGGTGCTGCGGCTGTCCGCGGTCCCCAGGGAGCGCCTGACCCGTCTCTGGTCCCGTGCCGTGCTGCGCGCCTTCGGGGTACGGATACGCATCACCGGCGAGCCCCGGCAGGGGGCGGCACTGGTCGTCGCCAACCACATCTCATGGCTGGACGTGCCGCTGCTCGCCGCCGTGCTGCCCGGACGGATGCTCGCCAAGAGCGAGATTCGGCGCTGGCCCGTGCTGGGGCCGCTCGCGGCCCGGGGTGCCACGCTGTTCATCGACCGCGACCGGTTGCGCGCCCTGCCCGGCACGGTGCGGGCGATCAGCGACGCGCTGACGGCGGGTTCCCGGGTGCTGGTCTTCCCCGAGGGCAGCACCTGGTGCGGGCGGCGGCAGGGCCGGTTCCGGCATGCCGCATTGCAGGCCGCACTGGACGCGGGCGTGGATGTGCAGCCCGTACGGATCAGCTACCGCGGCCCGGACGGCGAGACCAGTGGGGCGGCCGCGTTCGTCGGTGACGACACCCTGGTCGCGTCGCTGTGGCGGGTCGCGGCGGCCGGCCGGCTCACCGCCGAGATCCGGGTGCTGCCCCGGATCCCGGCGGCCCGCCATGCCGACCGCCGTTCCCTGGCACGGGCTGCTCAGTCGGCGGTGGAGAGCGACAGCGCGAACCTCCCGGCCTCATCCGTCCACCAGTTCCGCAGCGTCAGCCCGGCGGCGGCCAGTTCGGCCCGTACACCGTCCTGA
- a CDS encoding GNAT family N-acetyltransferase — protein MPASPAALPAPPAGSGYLVSLARDQHDVRAAQRLRHQVFAGEMGARLEGPEPGLDIDAFDAYCDHLLVREQATGEVVGTYRVLPPDRARVAGRLYSDGEFDLGRLDPIRHDLVEVGRSCVHPDHRNGAVIALVWAGLARYMSRTGHTWLAGCCSIPLADGGTLAAGTWDTVAAKHLAPEEYRVTPLRPWSPEGIERPAGRTEIPALLRGYLRLGAWVCGEPAYDPDFGVADLYVLLSLRRTNPRYLRHFLSLAPVR, from the coding sequence ATGCCCGCCTCGCCCGCCGCCCTTCCAGCCCCGCCCGCGGGCTCCGGCTATCTGGTCTCGCTCGCCCGGGACCAGCACGACGTCCGCGCCGCGCAGCGCCTGCGGCACCAGGTGTTCGCCGGTGAGATGGGTGCCCGGCTCGAAGGACCCGAGCCGGGGCTGGACATCGACGCCTTCGACGCGTACTGCGACCACCTGCTGGTGCGCGAGCAGGCCACCGGCGAGGTCGTCGGTACATACCGGGTGCTGCCCCCCGACCGGGCCCGGGTGGCCGGCCGGCTCTACTCCGACGGCGAGTTCGACCTCGGACGGCTCGACCCCATCCGTCACGACCTCGTCGAGGTGGGCCGCTCCTGTGTGCACCCCGACCACCGCAACGGCGCCGTCATCGCGCTCGTCTGGGCCGGACTCGCCCGTTACATGAGCCGTACCGGGCACACCTGGCTGGCCGGCTGCTGCTCCATCCCCCTCGCGGACGGTGGGACCCTCGCCGCCGGCACCTGGGACACCGTCGCCGCCAAGCACCTCGCCCCCGAGGAGTACCGGGTGACCCCGTTGCGGCCCTGGAGCCCCGAAGGCATCGAGCGTCCCGCGGGGCGCACCGAGATCCCGGCATTGCTGCGCGGCTATCTGCGGCTGGGCGCCTGGGTCTGCGGGGAGCCCGCGTACGACCCGGACTTCGGGGTCGCCGACCTGTACGTGCTGCTGTCGCTGCGCCGCACCAACCCCCGCTATCTGCGCCACTTCCTCTCGCTGGCCCCGGTGCGATGA
- a CDS encoding SMI1/KNR4 family protein encodes MNASDPHVNAFAEIFGDPPADYAVPVDWAAVESWLGTSLPADYKAIAAAYGPLDIGAWLWLHMPCVNRGWFDYGAWVQQTRRDAPGVLPFGATRTADTLYWDTTASDDPDQWPVVMHCQDDENAGRDSWRRFASPLVPTLARLVADGMRPVAARSGMQTDLERTPWTPPPRRPEPTAQQRAALTTGSGLETLIALVPPPETPTLGKHNWDWLYERLGTRLPGEYVRLMERYGAGSWCGWLRFNIPFDEDQHALAPWAEWYAETYQGQRAEFPEYHPLAVYPEPGGFLPFADSIDGDQLCWLTEGATPDDWPLIVVPRHAAQGPPLNTDLTKTLLEWLRGRFATEGLPPLGRRDENPLDYIEFERYDAEPAADGQ; translated from the coding sequence GTGAATGCTTCAGACCCGCACGTCAACGCCTTCGCCGAGATCTTCGGCGATCCGCCGGCCGACTACGCCGTACCTGTCGACTGGGCGGCAGTCGAGTCCTGGTTGGGGACGAGCCTGCCCGCCGACTACAAGGCCATCGCCGCCGCGTACGGCCCACTCGACATTGGCGCCTGGCTCTGGCTTCACATGCCATGCGTCAACCGCGGGTGGTTCGACTATGGGGCCTGGGTGCAGCAGACTCGGCGTGATGCCCCTGGTGTCCTTCCCTTCGGCGCCACCCGTACAGCCGACACCCTCTACTGGGACACCACAGCATCCGACGACCCCGACCAGTGGCCGGTCGTCATGCACTGTCAGGACGACGAGAACGCGGGCCGCGACTCCTGGCGGCGCTTCGCGAGCCCGCTCGTGCCGACGCTGGCCCGGCTCGTGGCCGACGGCATGCGCCCAGTGGCCGCCCGAAGTGGCATGCAAACCGACCTGGAGCGCACCCCGTGGACACCGCCGCCTCGGCGACCGGAGCCAACCGCTCAACAGCGGGCGGCGCTCACCACAGGCAGCGGGCTGGAGACTCTGATCGCACTCGTCCCGCCGCCGGAGACACCCACGCTCGGTAAGCACAACTGGGACTGGCTGTACGAACGGCTGGGCACACGTCTGCCCGGCGAGTACGTACGACTGATGGAGCGGTACGGGGCCGGCTCCTGGTGCGGCTGGCTGCGCTTCAACATCCCCTTCGACGAGGACCAGCACGCGCTCGCACCGTGGGCCGAGTGGTACGCGGAGACCTACCAGGGGCAGCGAGCAGAGTTCCCTGAGTACCATCCCCTGGCTGTCTATCCCGAGCCCGGGGGATTCCTGCCCTTCGCCGACTCCATCGACGGCGACCAACTGTGCTGGCTGACCGAAGGTGCCACGCCGGACGACTGGCCATTGATCGTTGTACCGCGCCATGCCGCCCAAGGCCCACCGCTCAACACCGACCTCACCAAAACCCTGCTGGAGTGGCTGCGCGGCCGGTTCGCAACCGAGGGTCTGCCCCCGCTCGGACGCCGCGACGAGAACCCCCTCGACTACATCGAATTCGAGCGCTACGACGCAGAACCAGCCGCTGATGGCCAATGA
- a CDS encoding glycosyltransferase family 39 protein produces MALLPPPVQDTGEVRAPEARQDRPRQPVGVWLWPALATLAMTMYRIGRPQMGGDELASWDIAGRTAEQLLGTVQRVDAVLGAYYFMLHAWMTVFGESATAVRMPSALAMIGAAVCVALTGQRLFGRRAGLAGGLLFAVIPAVSRFGHEARPYALTLLAVSLATLMLLRALDRPRSWWRWTGYALCVEFIGLMHLVALTALLGHLLAAIFRGRQERRALWGFCIAAVTGVACVVPVILLGRSQASRQLYWIAKPDGWGLVDIWPQIFASALCAGAVIMLAALAWRERNDTLLWCTALAVLPPLVIWVASHGQISYFYFRYMLFTLPAWAVLAGAGLAAAVRFKAALAAALAVLALLTLPVQKAVRETFEHHLGLSMDFEGAARAIRKYYAPGDAVVYDRMEDSRGVSFYLPRELSMRDVFVARSAAELHESDPVYCPRPAECVGKEKRLWLVVRGGDPDPLQGLPGPQADALRAHYTASGTERMTGLTVALLVRKD; encoded by the coding sequence ATGGCACTTCTCCCCCCTCCTGTTCAGGACACCGGCGAGGTTCGGGCGCCGGAAGCGCGGCAAGACCGCCCGCGTCAGCCGGTCGGTGTGTGGCTGTGGCCCGCGCTGGCCACACTGGCGATGACCATGTACCGGATCGGGCGGCCGCAGATGGGCGGCGACGAGCTGGCCAGCTGGGACATCGCCGGCCGTACGGCCGAGCAGTTGCTCGGGACGGTGCAGCGGGTGGACGCGGTGCTCGGCGCGTACTACTTCATGCTGCATGCGTGGATGACCGTCTTCGGGGAATCGGCCACCGCCGTGCGCATGCCCTCCGCACTGGCCATGATCGGTGCCGCCGTCTGTGTGGCGCTGACCGGGCAGCGGCTGTTCGGCCGCCGGGCCGGGCTCGCCGGCGGCCTGTTGTTCGCCGTGATCCCGGCGGTGAGCAGGTTCGGCCACGAGGCCCGTCCTTACGCCCTGACGCTGCTGGCCGTGTCCCTGGCCACGCTGATGCTGCTCCGGGCCCTGGACCGCCCCCGCAGCTGGTGGCGCTGGACGGGCTACGCCCTGTGCGTGGAGTTCATCGGACTCATGCATCTGGTCGCCCTGACCGCCCTTCTGGGCCATCTCCTCGCGGCGATCTTCCGGGGCCGGCAGGAGCGCCGGGCGCTGTGGGGTTTCTGTATCGCCGCAGTGACCGGTGTGGCCTGTGTGGTTCCGGTGATTCTGCTGGGCAGGTCGCAGGCGTCCCGGCAGCTCTACTGGATCGCCAAGCCGGACGGATGGGGACTGGTCGACATCTGGCCCCAGATCTTCGCCTCCGCACTGTGCGCGGGGGCGGTGATCATGCTGGCCGCTCTGGCATGGAGGGAACGGAACGACACCCTCCTGTGGTGCACCGCACTCGCCGTGCTGCCACCACTGGTGATCTGGGTGGCCTCCCACGGGCAGATCTCCTACTTCTACTTCCGGTACATGCTCTTCACCCTGCCGGCGTGGGCGGTCCTGGCAGGGGCCGGGCTCGCCGCGGCGGTACGGTTCAAGGCCGCGCTCGCGGCGGCCCTGGCGGTACTCGCCCTGCTCACGCTGCCCGTGCAGAAGGCGGTGCGGGAGACTTTCGAACACCACCTGGGGCTGAGCATGGACTTCGAAGGAGCCGCCCGGGCCATCCGCAAGTACTACGCCCCCGGGGACGCGGTGGTCTACGACCGCATGGAGGACAGCCGGGGCGTCAGCTTCTATCTTCCGCGCGAGCTCAGCATGCGTGATGTCTTCGTTGCCAGGTCGGCGGCCGAACTCCATGAGTCGGACCCGGTCTACTGCCCCCGTCCGGCCGAGTGCGTGGGAAAGGAGAAGCGGCTCTGGCTCGTGGTCAGGGGCGGCGACCCGGACCCGCTGCAGGGCCTGCCCGGCCCCCAGGCGGACGCGCTCCGCGCCCACTACACGGCATCCGGGACGGAGCGCATGACCGGCCTGACCGTGGCGCTGCTGGTGCGCAAGGACTGA
- a CDS encoding dodecin, whose amino-acid sequence MSNHIYKVAEIVGSSTEGLDQAIRNGIARASQTLRSLDWFEVTEIRGHIAEGAIAHYQVGMKVGFRLEDAG is encoded by the coding sequence ATGTCGAACCACATCTACAAGGTCGCCGAGATCGTCGGCAGCTCGACCGAGGGTCTCGACCAGGCCATCCGCAACGGCATCGCGCGCGCCTCCCAGACGCTGCGCAGCCTCGACTGGTTCGAGGTGACCGAGATCCGCGGCCATATCGCGGAAGGCGCGATCGCCCACTACCAGGTGGGCATGAAGGTCGGCTTCCGCCTGGAGGACGCGGGGTAG